A window from Triticum aestivum cultivar Chinese Spring chromosome 6D, IWGSC CS RefSeq v2.1, whole genome shotgun sequence encodes these proteins:
- the LOC123142284 gene encoding BTB/POZ and MATH domain-containing protein 2-like, with translation MSSFAGVSVVEDGGLCDSTVAFINTSSECGYHLLVVENYSRTNKSRPTSESVTSREFGVGGHCWLIKCFPNGKSTDCADFVSLDVVLDDDDDGKTPVKAKFTFSFIDQVEMQNPLYVGQAETCSFPSKGSSWGYDRFVRKDAVERSMNLEAECFTIRCDIMVCNTEDDDAAGHGNGVRLPDICHHFNNLLQTKVGADVTFEVSGETFPAHRCVLAARSKVFMAQLFGPMKETSTVIHIKDMEAKVFRALLSFIYTDSFPGMEMDDMEDDETEVDEMRLQWLQDLLVAADRYDLQRLKFICEMQLSENIQVSSVASTLVLAEQHHCSGLKEACFKFIQAQSPSCLQTLMASHGWQHILATYPLVLNELIAKLIALNQK, from the coding sequence ATGTCGTCGTTCGCCGGCGTCtctgtggtggaggacggcgggcTGTGCGACTCCACCGtggccttcatcaacaccagctcCGAGTGCGGGTACCACCTGCTTGTGGTCGAAAACTACTCACGTACCAACAAGTCGAGACCCACTAGCGAGAGCGTCACCTCCCGCGAGTTCGGGGTAGGAGGCCATTGTTGGCTCATCAAGTGCTTCCCTAACGGCAAGAGCACGGATTGCGCCGACTTCGTTTCCCTCGATGTTGTTcttgatgacgacgatgacggcaAGACGCCTGTGAAAGCCAAGTTCACCTTCAGTTTCATCGACCAGGTTGAGATGCAGAATCCTCTCTACGTTGGTCAAGCTGAAACATGCAGCTTTCCCTCCAAGGGTTCTTCTTGGGGCTACGACAGGTTTGTGAGAAAAGACGCCGTTGAACGATCAATGAATCTGGAGGCTGAATGTTTCACCATCCGGTGTGACATCATGGTCTGCAACACCGAGGATGATGATGCCGCTGGCCATGGAAACGGGGTGCGCCTGCCTGACATTTGCCATCATTTTAACAATCTCCTTCAAACCAAGGTTGGTGCTGATGTCACATTTGAGGTCAGTGGTGAGACGTTCCCTGCACACCGGTGTGTGCTTGCAGCCAGGTCTAAAGTCTTCATGGCACAACTCTTTGGCCCCATGAAGGAGACATCCACCGTCATACATATCAAAGACATGGAAGCAAAAGTGTTCAGGGCTTTGCTTAGTTTCATCTACACAGACTCGTTCCCTGGGATGGAGATGGATGACATGGAGGACGACGAAACAGAAGTTGATGAGATGCGGCTGCAATGGCTGCAAGACTTGTTGGTAGCGGCAGACCGATATGATCTTCAACGACTCAAGTTCATATGTGAAATGCAGTTGTCTGAGAACATACAGGTGAGCTCGGTGGCGTCTACACTAGTTCTAGCCGAGCAGCACCACTGCTCCGGATTGAAGGAGGCGTGCTTCAAGTTTATCCAAGCCCAGTCTCCATCGTGTTTGCAAACACTAATGGCGTCTCATGGTTGGCAGCATATACTTGCAACATATCCCCTTGTTTTGAACGAGCTCATTGCCAAGCTTATTGCTTTGAATCAGAAGTGA